In one Trichosurus vulpecula isolate mTriVul1 chromosome 8, mTriVul1.pri, whole genome shotgun sequence genomic region, the following are encoded:
- the TLNRD1 gene encoding talin rod domain-containing protein 1: MASGSSGRSTSEAASPPAPASGACHSSAVGGGSQPRKRLVSVCDHCKVKMQLVADLLLLSSEARPVLLEGSTASSGPGGESFEKCRDTIIARTKGLSILTHDVQSQLNMGRFSEAGDSLAELGELVVSLTECSAHAAYLAAVATPGAQPAQPGLVDRYRVTRCRHEVEQGCAVLRATPLADMTPQLLLEVSQSLSRNLKFLTDACALASEKSRDRFAREQFKLGVKCMSTSASALLACVREVKAAPSELARSRCALFSGPLVQAVSALVGFATEPQFLGRAASVSSEGKAVQTAILGGAMSVVSACVLLTQCLRDIAQHPDGGAKMTDHRERLRNSACAVSDGCNLLSQALRERSSPRTLPPVNSNSVN; encoded by the coding sequence ATGGCTAGCGGGAGTTCGGGGAGGTCTACTAGCGAGGCGgcttctcctcctgctcctgctaGCGGTGCTTGTCACTCGAGCGCCGTCGGGGGCGGCTCGCAGCCACGGAAGAGGCTCGTCTCGGTTTGCGACCACTGCAAGGTGAAGATGCAGCTGGTGGCCGATCTGCTGCTGCTGTCTAGCGAGGCGCGACCGGTGCTGTTGGAGGGCTCCACCGCCTCCTCCGGCCCCGGAGGTGAGTCCTTTGAAAAGTGCCGGGACACCATCATCGCCCGCACAAAAGGGCTCTCCATCCTGACTCACGACGTACAAAGTCAACTCAACATGGGCCGTTTCAGCGAGGCTGGGGACAGTCTGGCGGAGCTGGGCGAGCTGGTGGTCTCCCTCACCGAATGTTCGGCTCATGCCGCCTACTTAGCCGCGGTGGCCACCCCAGGGGCACAGCCGGCGCAGCCGGGCTTGGTGGACCGGTACCGAGTGACCCGCTGCCGGCACGAAGTGGAGCAGGGGTGTGCGGTGTTGCGAGCAACCCCCTTGGCGGACATGACGCCCCAGTTGCTGCTGGAGGTGTCCCAGAGCCTGTCGCGCAATCTCAAGTTCCTAACGGACGCCTGCGCCCTGGCCAGCGAAAAGTCCCGGGACCGCTTCGCCCGAGAGCAATTCAAACTGGGCGTCAAGTGCATGAGCACCAGCGCGTCGGCGCTGCTGGCCTGCGTGCGGGAGGTGAAGGCGGCGCCCAGCGAGCTGGCCCGTAGCCGCTGCGCGCTTTTCAGCGGGCCCCTTGTCCAGGCGGTCAGCGCCCTGGTGGGCTTCGCCACCGAGCCCCAGTTCCTGGGTCGAGCCGCCTCCGTCAGTTCCGAGGGCAAGGCGGTGCAAACCGCCATCCTCGGTGGGGCCATGAGCGTCGTGTCGGCCTGCGTGCTCCTGACCCAATGCCTCAGGGATATAGCCCAGCACCCCGACGGGGGCGCCAAGATGACAGACCACAGGGAAAGGCTGAGGAATTCAGCCTGCGCCGTCTCTGACGGCTGCAACCTGCTATCTCAGGCACTAAGGGAGAGGTCTTCGCCCAGGACTTTACCGCCAGTGAATTCCAATTCTGTGAATTAA